TTAGAAAAACTTACTAGATGGCAGGGGAATGTAGTTTAGATTCAAATTCTCATAAAATTTGGATCCTAATATAAACAGTTTGTTCGAGCCCTAATCATCATTTTTGTAATCGAATTACCCACAATCACCATATTAGTGATATAATGGTGCACTTATAATAAATTTAGGCAGCAATTGGTGATCCAAATAGGACCACCTAGATAATTTTAGATCACCGATAATTCTTATTGTAAGTAATTTGATTCtgatgatttaaaataactgtaTTTCATATGCTATGTTCAAAGATTCTTGGATATCCTTAAGTAATCTGTTTGGTATTCCTTGAAAATTTATGATCACTCATCATAATTACCAAATTTACCCTTGATTTAgtctataaaaatatttattaattatataaaatatatttataacaaAATATTAGTTTATATcaatcctataaattattaatctaacaaaatatattaattattattatagaattattattaattattagtatttttatttatatttatatatttttaaatactaataattattttgattagaaaaataagataaatagGAGTAAGATATTAAATACTTtcgttatataaatataaagtacaataatatattttctgctatttttaaaattattattaaataataatattatattatatatataattaatataatataatataatataatattaatattaatatagtatattaacaatattttgatatatcaattttttgatTAGATTGAGAGGTAATTTTGTCCTTAAATTTTAATTCAAGATCACTATCTTGGGAAATCTTGAATTTCTGATCCTAAGGACAGGCATTTCATCACTGTGTTGAACGGTGATTTGAGAGGTGGGAATGCTTGAGTATCACGGCCATGTAAGATTATCATTGGGCGATCTTAAATTTCTAACCTTAAGGATAGGATTGGACGATGATTTAAGATGTTGGGATATTTTGGTATCACGGCATATAGAATCACTATAATGGAACTAAATGTAGTCCAACCAAACATGATAATCTCATCATCTCCATCCACACTCTTAATTTTGAGATGATCATTTTAAACCAATTGCCTTTAAGAATATATCTGATCAAAAGCTAGAGTTGGAACGAGAATGGagggtgttgctggaaattggacccgggggccgccgcgaagccggggaaggaggagctccgctgctacagggggcggacggcggtgcgccggccggctgcgtcctccaccgtggggcgtgggagcgtccgaagaggggtgtgcgccggctggctgtgtcctccgctgcgggggggtgtgcaagtcctgcaaggaaaaccggtggccgggctccccggcgccggccctccgatgcctaagtcagagggggcaagtatgtggagagagcagggaagagagtatctggagaagacagcaagaacatttggataagataaagaagacgaagaggatgatgtcctcaattgtgtctgtacttcccggcgggttcagtcccggggatctgtttccGTTTTTGTTGTCCTCCTCCCCTTGGttctcccaggttcccttttataggaggggattacgttacctgggaggtaaccgggggatttgtccctgtctgtgataattgggcacgatttggcccattaatggcgtaatggagaacgggaccggatcagaccggaatcagggagttgtcacggtcgatcggacctgttggagtggttgaaccgccggctgtggtgggcctggggtccgtggatggtaagtgcatttattaccgaatgaaccggcggtcagggagagccatacgttctgatggttcagtgatccggagatcgttttgggccgtgttcattaaatgactgagtgcatcggagacttgagagagtctcgtgcattaatggcaggtcgtgccgaatacctgcgaagatcttatgccttgatggcttggagatagtggcaggttatagtggagttgtcaggtcccttagagggttaggtggaaattggatatttggctaaggcatgggctcggccttctggtctcggccttctggtctcggctctctggtctcggctctctggtctcggccctctggtctcggctctctggtctcggccttctggtctcggccttctggtctcggctctctggtctcggctctctggtctatgagctcgagagcggaagagctcgatcacttaggatgagctcgagagcggaagagcccgatcacttaggatgagctcgagagcggaagagctccatcacttaggatgagctcgagcttgctgatggatttgggtgctataattacatttgtggggtggtccatttttccaccaacactacccccggacttccgagtccgagctgctttttggctcgggcgaaggaagtagttcagtCATCGATCGTCCTGGTGCTGTGAGCGTTCTTACAccaaggcgactgaagacgctttttctgctcggagtccgttctttggggacgtcggcagagaagaatccaagtaaagataaatgagaatgtaaagacattaaatgaatgggtaccttgtactgtgtgcgtccttgcgccgaggcgactgaagacgcttctctgctcggactccgttctttggggacgtcggcagagatccaaaaATAGACAATATGGAGACATTAACgtagaaacattaagtaaatgggtaccttgtaccgtgtgcgtccttgcgccgaggcgactgaagacgcttctctgctcggactccgttctttggggacgtcggcagagatcgaAAAATAGAAGAGCGGgctgagctcgttggctgaagacgatggagcacgagccgagctcgtccggtcagagaggaccgctaactcatctcgatgtctcgagcatccctatagttggggcatcccgacgtctcggggcatcctgaccgtggtcagggtaggagcacgagccgagctcgtccggtcagagaggaccgctaactcatagccgatggagcacgagccgagctcgtccggtcagagaggaccgctaactcatgttcggggagcacgagccaagctcgacggtggaagccgatggagcacgagccgagctcgtccggtcagagaggaccgctaactcatgttcggggagcacgagccgagctcgacggtggaagccgatggagcacgagccgagctcgtccggtcagagaggaccgctaactcatgttcggggagcacgagccgagctcgacggtggaagccgatggagcacgagccgagctcgtccggtcagagaggaccgctaactcatgttcggggagcacgagccgagctcgacggtggaagccgatggagcacgagccgagctcgtccggtcagagaggaccgctaactcatattcggggagcacgagccgagctcgacggtggaagccgatggagcacgagccgagctcgtccggtcagagaggaccgctaactcatatcccgacgtctcgggcgtccctatagccggggcatcccgacgtctcgggtcatcccgacggatcgaggcatcccgacatctcggggcatcctgaccgtggtcagggcaggagcacgagccgagctcgttggctaacctgaaaatagataaaatattgaatttatttgaagccaaagtggcgtcctgtactttttgaagatattttgatagctctcgagcttcgaagtccctcaggacttggttcggcaccggccttctttggcttgattTTTTAGGTGTTTTGCGCTCGggtttctgagctcggtctgcatgagctcgacgGGGGCTTCAgtgatggcgacgctctgaaAGGGGAGCAATGTCGCGGGCGCCGTCCCAAGGACTTACGCCCGTAaggagggagtacatgctggtttcttgcttgctgccggaagacacaagacttggaaggataatgggatttaatggggctgtaccctttgtcacagaggcttacaatcccattttaaagctccataactttccttctccagacctcagcttttatttctctttccccccAACTCGTTGACGTGAGACTTGGACTACTACTTCTCATTGGTTGCCCCCACATACGTCGTTgcagcgggagccatgcctgattcgagatggctcgggagtcaggagaaagtttcttcctctgcttcaCATGATtccgtggaggcggcacaggaggggcctccacttgttgcaggctttgggctgcaaatagctagcgcttggacttgctgcacaagcgcatcgaagtgctcgagttggacttgtggaacttgatctaccGGAGATCTTAATGGTGAATTTTGGACTGAGCGTTTGGGACTTGGAGCATGATACTCGAAGGGGAaacccgcttgtagggggctccggttgaactggagctggaggaggcggtgccattgggatgcccctgggttgcaggctttggacagcggtagccagggCCTGCACTTGTTGTACCAGGGCAtcgaactgctccggccgaacttgatgaactgactcGGTCGGAGGTGATGAGTTCCGGACGGAACGCTCCGGACTAGGTGGAGGTCGttgagaggcattggaagcccctttgcttcttagcttcatggcagcgaactcgggcccttcctctagcgccaactgttgctggaaattggacccgggggccgccgcgaagccggggaaggaggagctccgctgctacagggggcggacggcggtgcgccggccggctgcgtcctccaccgtggggcgtgggagcgtccgaagaggggtgtgcgccggctggctgtgtcctccgctgcgggggggtgtgcaagtcctgcaaggaaaaccggtggccgggctccccggcgccggccctccgatgcctaagtcagagggggcaagtatgtggagagagcagggaagagagtatctggagaagacagcaagaacatttggataagataaagaagacgaagaggatgatgtcctcaattgtgtctgtacttcccggcgggttcagtcccggggatctgtttccGTTTTTGTTGTCCTCCTCCCCTTGGttctcccaggttcccttttataggaggggattacgttacctgggaggtaaccgggggatttgtccctgtctgtgataattgggcacgatttggcccattaatggcgtaatggagaacgggaccggatcagaccggaatcagggagttgtcacggtcgatcggacctgttggagtggttgaaccgccggctgtggtgggcctggggtccgtggatggtaagtgcatttattaccgaatgaaccggcggtcagggagagccatacgttctgatggttcagtgatccggagatcgtcttgggccgtgttcattaaatgactgagtgcatcggagacttgagagagtctcgtgcattaatggcaggtcgtgccgaatacctgcgaagatcttatgccttgatggcttggagatagtggcaggttatagtggagttgtcaggtcccttagagggttaggtggaaattggatatttggctaaggcatgggctcagccttctggtctcggccttctggtctatgagctcgagagcggaagagctcgatcacttaggatgagctcgagagcggaagagcccgatcacttaggatgagctcgagagcggaagagctccatcacttaggatgagctcgagcttgctgatggatttgggtgctataattacacttgtggggtggtccattttttcaCCAACAGAGGAAGCTAGAGTTGGGAACGAGAATGCATGATGCAGCTGTTTGATTAGAAAATTCAATCCGAACTCTCATCAATCAGACCCTTTCTGATGCGACTCCCATCCCAATCCAGACGCCCGCAAAATAAACTTCGAAGGGCGCAGACGGCGCGGTTACGAAGTTACAGCCGCCCgaacctaccaaagcctctttAAGAGAGGAAACACGCTAGGATAATTTTTTAGTTGATATATCTTTTTTCGCGGGTCGTTTGGGGGTGAGATTTGGATTTTTATTTCCTTCATGGATACCAATTCTCATTTAAAAGTAAATGATTTGAATAAAGTGATTAAAACGACGAGTAGCTGTTCACCGAATCATCGAACCACTCCCAACCAAATTACCATCAAATTCAACCTGATAATACTTCAACGAAAATGACGATCTGATGCCCAGCCATAAAAGTAATAAACAAATTCAGAGGAAACCCAAAGAAAATTCACATAAGGCCAAAACAGAGCACATATAAACTAATAAAACAAAGGTTTCTAATTCATTGCTTTCAATGCTTTGCAACATATCGTTTCCATCGAAACGAAAGCTAAAACTAAGATCCCAAAAACATAGCAATTAcgcagtttttttaaaaaagaaaaattagataagaaaccctagatctaagagctgGTGAACTTGGTGACGGCTTTGGTGCCCTCAGAGACGGCGTGCTTGGCGAGCTCGCCCGGGAGGACGAGGCGAACGGAGGTCTGGATCTCCCGGGAGGTGATGGTCGGCTTCTTGTTGTAGCGGGCGAGCTTGGAAGACTCCTGGGCGAGCTTCTCGAAGATGTCGTTGATGAAGGAGTTCATGATGCCCATGGCCTTGCTCGAGATGCCGATATCTGGGTGGACCTGTTTCAAGACCTTGAAGATGTAGATCTTGTAGGTCTCGCTCCCCTTcttcgccttcttcttcttcttgtcgcCGGCGCCGCCCTCCTTGGTCGGGAGGCGCTTCCCGGCCTTGGGCTTCTTCTCGGCGGGGGCCTTCTCCGCCacagccttcttctcctctgCCGGCTTATCAGAGACCGGCTTCTTCTCGGCAGGCTTCTTCTCGGCCTTGGGCGCCATGAGGAATCGAGATCGAAGGCGAGATTTAGAAGGAGAAGAGATTTGGGAAATTTCTGGTGTTGGGGAAAGCGGAAATTATGCAAGAGGCTTCGCGCAGGAGAAAGATGGTCTGGGCGGAGAGaataaagatatatatatatagagaaagTGGTGGATGGGGATTGCACGATGGGTTGCGCCCCGGATCGATGAGCTGGCAATATCGGTGACCGTTGATGTTTTGTGAAGGGAGATGGGCGACATTGGACGGCTGAGATGCGACTGAATCGCTTCGGTGGGTGGGTCGATCCCGCTAGGGCTTCAAGACGTGGAGTACAGGATACGgcacctccaaaaaaaaaattaattataaagAAAGGCAAAAGAAGCCGCGggcttttattaaaaattaaatatatttacaGCAAAAATAAAGAACAGCACGAGTATATTCCGAGGGCGGAGATGGACATATGcgcgaaaaaaaaaataaatagtttcaaaCTGATAATCAGAAAAAAGAATATTAATGTTCGTAAGAAAGAGCAGTGGAGGCAAAAACCTTACCTAAATCTATAAGCAGGAACAAGTTTCAAGCAATTTCGCATAGATTTTTAAGCTAA
The Phoenix dactylifera cultivar Barhee BC4 chromosome 3, palm_55x_up_171113_PBpolish2nd_filt_p, whole genome shotgun sequence DNA segment above includes these coding regions:
- the LOC103705934 gene encoding histone H2B, with protein sequence MAPKAEKKPAEKKPVSDKPAEEKKAVAEKAPAEKKPKAGKRLPTKEGGAGDKKKKKAKKGSETYKIYIFKVLKQVHPDIGISSKAMGIMNSFINDIFEKLAQESSKLARYNKKPTITSREIQTSVRLVLPGELAKHAVSEGTKAVTKFTSS